A portion of the Nitratidesulfovibrio termitidis HI1 genome contains these proteins:
- a CDS encoding phosphoribosylformylglycinamidine synthase subunit PurQ: MAQVNTLVITGYGTNSHEESAHAARLAGADRADVAHFADIVARRIKIEDYNFIVFPGGFLDGDDLGAAHAAAQRWLHLSDADGQALLDRLKEFVARGGLAIGICNGFQLLVKLGLLPALDGKYFERQVSLGHNDSARYEDRWVTLKVNPASPCVFTRGIETLYVPVRHGEGKLVPLDDEVMGRLVAENLITLQYAHPETGAVTMEYPWNPNGSPLGIAGLTDPSGRILGLMPHPEAFNHPTNHPGWTRGEPATLGTVLFENAVRHLRGQ; this comes from the coding sequence ATGGCGCAGGTGAACACGCTGGTCATCACCGGCTACGGCACGAACTCGCACGAGGAATCCGCCCACGCGGCCCGCCTTGCCGGTGCCGACCGGGCGGATGTGGCGCATTTCGCCGACATCGTGGCCCGCAGGATCAAGATCGAGGACTACAATTTCATCGTCTTTCCCGGCGGCTTTCTGGACGGGGACGACCTTGGCGCGGCCCACGCCGCCGCGCAACGCTGGCTGCACCTTTCCGACGCCGACGGGCAGGCCCTGCTGGACCGCCTGAAGGAATTCGTGGCCCGCGGCGGCCTGGCCATCGGCATCTGCAACGGCTTTCAGCTGCTGGTGAAGCTGGGCCTTCTGCCCGCGCTGGACGGCAAGTACTTCGAGCGGCAGGTGTCGCTGGGCCATAACGATTCGGCCCGCTACGAAGACCGCTGGGTGACCCTGAAGGTGAACCCTGCCAGCCCCTGCGTGTTCACCAGGGGCATCGAAACCCTGTACGTGCCCGTGCGCCACGGCGAAGGCAAGCTGGTGCCGCTGGACGACGAGGTGATGGGCCGACTGGTGGCCGAAAACCTTATCACCCTGCAATACGCCCACCCGGAAACCGGCGCGGTGACCATGGAATACCCGTGGAACCCCAACGGTTCGCCGCTGGGCATTGCCGGGCTGACCGACCCGTCCGGGCGCATCCTGGGCCTGATGCCCCACCCCGAAGCCTTCAACCACCCCACCAACCATCCGGGCTGGACGCGGGGTGAGCCTGCGACCCTCGGCACTGTGCTGTTCGAAAACGCGGTACGCCACCTGCGCGGCCAATAA
- a CDS encoding CTP synthase has product MKTKFIFITGGVLSSLGKGLAAASIGALLKARGLKVTIQKLDPYINVDPGTMNPFQHGEVYVTDDGAETDLDLGHYERYLGESLSQKNNYTSGSIYNRVITKERRGDYLGGTVQVIPHVTDEIKNAILGLAEDEPDVALIEIGGTVGDIEGLPFLEAIRQLRGDLGKDHCLYVHLTLVPYLKAAGEHKTKPTQHSVKELRSIGIQPDIILCRCEKAISVDLKRKIALFCDVDQDAVFSSVDVDNIYEVPLRFYEEGFDQKIAIMLRLPAKNANLESWETLIHTCSNPEGQVTIGIVGKYVDLKEAYKSLHEALIHGGVANKVKVNLRYVNSEEITEANVAEKLAGCDGILVPGGFGHRGVEGKIRSIRHAREHKIPFFGICLGMQCAVIEYARNVLGLVDANSEEFNELTDNKVIYLMTEWYDFRKGAVERRDASSDKGGTLRLGAYPCVVVPGTKAWDAYGAERVDERHRHRFEFNKAYFEAMAEKGLVFSGLSPDGELVEIVELPDHPWFLGCQFHPEFKSNPMRPHPLFREFIKAAKKEALGGGKKGK; this is encoded by the coding sequence ATGAAGACCAAGTTCATATTCATCACCGGGGGCGTGCTGTCCTCGCTCGGCAAGGGGCTGGCCGCCGCCTCCATCGGAGCGCTGCTGAAGGCCCGTGGGCTCAAGGTAACCATCCAGAAGCTCGACCCCTACATCAACGTCGACCCCGGCACGATGAACCCGTTCCAGCACGGCGAAGTGTACGTCACCGATGACGGCGCGGAAACCGACCTCGACCTCGGTCACTACGAGCGGTACCTGGGCGAGTCGCTGTCGCAGAAGAACAACTACACCTCGGGGTCCATCTACAACCGCGTCATCACCAAGGAACGCCGGGGCGACTATCTTGGCGGCACCGTGCAGGTCATCCCGCACGTGACCGACGAGATCAAGAACGCCATCCTTGGCCTGGCCGAGGACGAGCCGGACGTGGCGCTGATCGAAATCGGCGGCACCGTGGGCGACATCGAAGGCCTGCCCTTTCTGGAAGCCATCCGCCAGCTGCGCGGCGACCTGGGCAAGGACCACTGCCTGTACGTCCACCTGACGCTGGTGCCCTACCTGAAGGCCGCGGGCGAGCACAAGACCAAGCCCACCCAGCACAGCGTCAAGGAACTGCGCTCCATCGGCATCCAGCCCGACATCATCCTGTGCCGTTGCGAAAAGGCCATCAGCGTCGACCTCAAGCGCAAGATCGCCCTGTTCTGCGACGTGGATCAGGACGCCGTGTTCTCGTCCGTGGACGTGGACAACATTTACGAGGTGCCGCTGCGCTTCTACGAAGAAGGCTTCGACCAGAAGATCGCCATCATGCTGCGCCTGCCCGCCAAGAACGCCAACCTGGAATCGTGGGAGACGCTGATCCATACCTGTTCCAACCCCGAAGGGCAGGTGACCATCGGCATCGTGGGCAAGTACGTGGACCTCAAGGAAGCGTACAAGAGCCTGCACGAGGCGCTGATTCACGGCGGCGTGGCCAACAAGGTCAAGGTGAACCTGCGCTACGTGAACTCGGAAGAGATCACCGAGGCCAACGTGGCCGAAAAGCTGGCCGGGTGCGACGGCATCTTGGTGCCGGGCGGCTTCGGGCATCGCGGCGTGGAAGGCAAGATCCGCTCCATTCGCCACGCGCGCGAACACAAGATTCCCTTCTTCGGCATCTGCCTTGGCATGCAGTGCGCTGTCATTGAATACGCCCGCAACGTGCTGGGGCTTGTAGACGCCAACTCTGAAGAATTCAACGAGCTTACCGACAACAAGGTCATCTACCTGATGACCGAGTGGTACGACTTCCGCAAGGGCGCGGTGGAACGGCGCGACGCCTCCAGCGACAAGGGCGGCACCCTGCGCCTTGGCGCGTACCCCTGCGTGGTGGTGCCCGGCACCAAGGCGTGGGACGCCTACGGCGCCGAACGCGTGGACGAACGCCACCGCCACCGCTTCGAGTTCAACAAGGCCTACTTCGAGGCCATGGCCGAAAAGGGCTTGGTGTTCAGCGGCCTTTCGCCCGACGGTGAACTGGTGGAAATCGTGGAACTGCCCGACCATCCGTGGTTCCTGGGCTGCCAGTTCCACCCCGAGTTCAAGTCCAACCCCATGCGCCCGCACCCCTTGTTCCGCGAATTCATCAAGGCGGCCAAGAAGGAAGCCCTGGGCGGCGGCAAGAAGGGCAAGTAG
- a CDS encoding 4Fe-4S dicluster domain-containing protein, which produces MSECQGRGKTLHIDYSKCIGCETCEAVCGFLYDTPRIAMARTGDGQMIPIYCQHCEHAHCMKVCNRGALMRDRDGAVVLQPMLCRGCETRNCVIACPYAAFFATDRGVAVRKCDLCVGRRAVGLGPACAEMCPCGAIRFADRDELDELETEASREARDRVLAHIRPKK; this is translated from the coding sequence ATGTCGGAATGCCAGGGCAGGGGCAAGACCCTGCATATCGATTACAGCAAGTGCATTGGCTGCGAAACGTGCGAGGCCGTGTGCGGCTTTCTGTACGACACGCCGCGCATCGCCATGGCCCGCACCGGCGACGGCCAGATGATTCCCATCTACTGTCAGCACTGCGAACACGCCCACTGCATGAAGGTGTGCAACCGGGGCGCGCTGATGCGCGACCGTGACGGGGCGGTGGTGCTGCAACCCATGCTCTGCCGGGGCTGCGAGACGCGCAATTGCGTCATTGCCTGCCCCTATGCCGCTTTTTTTGCCACTGACCGGGGCGTGGCCGTGCGCAAGTGCGACCTGTGCGTGGGGCGGCGCGCCGTGGGCCTTGGCCCCGCCTGCGCGGAAATGTGCCCCTGCGGGGCCATTCGCTTTGCCGACCGTGATGAACTGGACGAGCTGGAAACGGAAGCCTCGCGCGAGGCCCGCGACCGTGTGCTTGCGCACATCCGGCCCAAGAAGTAG
- a CDS encoding FAD-dependent oxidoreductase encodes MSNAMNFAFMREEPAPPNGRRVAIIGAGPSGLAAAGYLGCLGYQVEVYDKLPKPGGLMLFGIPGHRIPADRIQRGVFTLSRKFGVNFHNKTKICCSAPLHEEEGDHFSCDIRGLGELVEDHDAVIICSGAWKSRKLGIPGEQLKGVYSGLEFLFPIRAVKYATSNVSVPPVEGRTVVVIGAGHSAMDVAHSAKALGAKRVVMVYRRTKKEAPAGSYEVDRLIDVGCEWLERRTPLRIVADETGQHVAALEMADANTGETEVLPADVIVTSIGEIPTPPFQKELGLENVRKGEVRWLHMTSIENVFVAGDVLTGPSKIGKAVYSGLRAARSLTNWLDLKAQHRENEYNYDADVITRPGAPSEQR; translated from the coding sequence ATGTCCAACGCCATGAATTTCGCCTTCATGCGGGAAGAACCCGCACCGCCCAACGGGCGGCGTGTCGCCATCATCGGGGCCGGGCCTTCGGGCCTTGCCGCCGCCGGGTACCTGGGGTGCCTGGGCTATCAGGTAGAGGTCTACGACAAGCTGCCCAAGCCCGGCGGCCTGATGCTGTTCGGCATTCCGGGCCACCGCATCCCGGCGGACCGCATCCAGCGCGGGGTGTTCACCCTGTCGCGCAAGTTCGGGGTCAACTTCCACAACAAGACCAAGATATGTTGCAGCGCCCCCCTGCACGAAGAAGAGGGCGACCATTTCTCGTGCGACATCCGGGGCCTTGGCGAACTGGTGGAAGACCATGACGCGGTGATCATCTGCAGCGGCGCGTGGAAATCGCGCAAGCTGGGCATACCCGGTGAACAGCTGAAGGGCGTCTATTCCGGTCTGGAATTCCTGTTCCCCATCCGCGCGGTGAAGTACGCCACCAGCAATGTTTCCGTGCCGCCGGTGGAAGGGCGCACCGTGGTGGTCATCGGGGCCGGGCATTCGGCCATGGACGTGGCCCACAGCGCGAAAGCCCTGGGGGCAAAGCGCGTGGTCATGGTGTACCGGCGCACCAAGAAGGAAGCCCCGGCGGGCAGCTACGAGGTGGACCGGCTGATCGACGTGGGCTGCGAATGGCTGGAGCGGCGCACCCCGCTGCGCATCGTGGCGGATGAAACCGGCCAGCACGTGGCGGCGCTGGAAATGGCCGACGCCAACACCGGCGAGACCGAAGTGCTGCCCGCCGACGTCATCGTGACCTCCATCGGCGAAATCCCCACCCCGCCGTTCCAGAAGGAACTGGGGCTGGAAAACGTGCGCAAGGGCGAGGTGCGCTGGCTGCACATGACCAGCATAGAGAACGTCTTTGTGGCGGGCGACGTGCTGACAGGCCCCAGCAAGATCGGCAAGGCGGTGTACAGCGGCCTGCGCGCCGCGCGTTCGCTGACCAACTGGCTGGACCTGAAGGCCCAGCACCGCGAAAACGAATATAATTACGACGCCGACGTCATAACGCGCCCCGGCGCCCCCAGCGAGCAGAGGTAG
- a CDS encoding phenylacetate--CoA ligase family protein: MIFDVDRETLPREELEALQLRRLKNLCERVYANVPHYRRRFEEAGVTPADIKRLSDVTLLPFTEKQDLRNNYPFGLFAVPKDTIVRLHASSGTTGKATVVGYTKRDLDNWAELMARSLAAAGVTRRDLIHNAYGYGLFTGGLGAHYGAERLGATVIPVSGGATKRQVLLLRDFGATAICCTPSYSLYLHEAAEEAGIDLRELPLRIGVFGAEPWTEEMRAEIETKLGIDALNIYGLSEIMGPGVSMECVEAKCGMHIYEDHFLPEIIDPVSGEALPPGATGELVITTLTKEGIPLVRYRTRDITSLDYTPCACGRTHVRMRRVTGRSDDMLIIRGVNVFPSQIESILMETEGLAPHYQLLVTREGNLDNIEVQVEVSEEFFSDEIKNLQRREARLQKTIKEFLGVTAKVRLVEPRSIQRSEGKAKRVIDMREKP; the protein is encoded by the coding sequence ATGATTTTCGACGTCGACCGCGAGACGCTCCCGCGCGAGGAGCTGGAAGCGCTGCAACTGCGCAGGTTGAAGAACCTCTGCGAGCGCGTCTACGCCAACGTGCCCCACTACCGCCGCCGGTTCGAAGAGGCGGGAGTGACCCCGGCGGACATCAAGCGGCTATCCGACGTCACCCTGCTGCCCTTCACCGAAAAGCAGGACCTGCGCAACAACTATCCCTTCGGGCTGTTCGCCGTGCCCAAGGACACCATCGTGCGGCTGCACGCCTCCAGCGGCACCACCGGCAAGGCCACCGTGGTGGGCTACACCAAGCGCGACCTGGACAACTGGGCCGAACTGATGGCCCGCAGCCTGGCTGCCGCAGGGGTGACCCGCCGCGACCTCATCCACAACGCCTACGGGTACGGCCTGTTCACCGGCGGCCTTGGCGCGCACTACGGCGCAGAGCGCCTGGGGGCCACGGTCATTCCCGTTTCCGGCGGGGCCACCAAGCGCCAGGTGCTGCTGCTGCGCGACTTTGGCGCCACGGCCATCTGCTGTACCCCTTCGTACAGCCTGTACCTGCACGAGGCGGCGGAAGAAGCAGGCATCGACCTGCGTGAACTGCCCCTGCGCATCGGCGTGTTCGGCGCGGAGCCGTGGACCGAGGAAATGCGCGCGGAAATCGAGACCAAGCTCGGCATCGACGCCCTGAACATCTACGGCCTGTCCGAAATCATGGGCCCCGGCGTCTCCATGGAATGCGTGGAAGCCAAGTGCGGCATGCACATCTACGAAGACCACTTCCTGCCGGAAATCATCGACCCGGTCAGCGGCGAAGCCCTGCCCCCCGGCGCAACGGGCGAACTGGTCATCACCACCCTGACCAAGGAAGGCATTCCGCTGGTGCGCTACCGCACCCGCGACATCACCTCGCTGGACTACACCCCCTGCGCCTGCGGCCGCACCCACGTGCGCATGCGCCGCGTGACGGGCCGCAGCGACGACATGCTGATCATCCGCGGGGTGAACGTGTTCCCCTCGCAGATCGAGTCCATCCTGATGGAAACCGAGGGGCTGGCCCCGCACTACCAGTTGCTGGTCACCCGCGAGGGCAACCTGGACAACATCGAGGTGCAGGTGGAAGTTTCCGAAGAATTCTTCTCGGACGAGATCAAGAACCTGCAACGCCGCGAAGCGCGGTTGCAGAAGACTATCAAGGAATTCCTGGGCGTCACCGCCAAGGTGCGCCTGGTAGAACCGCGCTCCATCCAGCGTTCCGAGGGCAAGGCCAAGCGCGTCATCGACATGCGCGAAAAGCCGTAG
- a CDS encoding ACT domain-containing protein — MKVEQISVFLENKAGRLAEVTHTLAEAGINIRALSLADTSDFGILRLIVHDHEKAKAALKEKGFTVGRTSVVAVEVPDHPGGLDSILQLLSTRGVNVEYMYAFVQQNGANAVLIFRFDRTDQAIEVLNEAGIPVIPGDKLYKD; from the coding sequence ATGAAAGTGGAACAGATTTCCGTATTTCTCGAGAACAAGGCCGGACGCCTGGCCGAGGTAACCCACACCCTGGCCGAGGCGGGCATCAACATCCGCGCCCTGTCGCTGGCCGACACCTCGGACTTCGGCATCCTGCGCCTGATCGTGCACGACCACGAAAAGGCCAAGGCCGCCCTGAAGGAAAAGGGCTTCACCGTGGGCCGTACTTCGGTGGTGGCCGTGGAAGTGCCCGACCATCCCGGCGGCCTCGACAGCATTCTGCAACTGCTGAGCACGCGCGGCGTCAACGTGGAATACATGTACGCCTTCGTGCAGCAGAACGGCGCCAACGCCGTGCTCATCTTCCGCTTCGACCGTACCGATCAGGCCATCGAAGTGCTGAACGAGGCGGGCATTCCCGTCATTCCCGGCGACAAGCTGTACAAGGACTAG
- a CDS encoding nitroreductase family protein — protein sequence MPTRSRCTASHAIPQEIRTMTVPHSFVQSPEFAAFARCVRVARTCRRFREDAAVPLSALHALVDTARVCPSGANRQPLRYAVCADAARNGAVFPHLRWAAYLKDWGGPVPGERPTAYIAVLCDRRGAPTPEIDLGIAAQTIQLGAQSLGLGCCMIGAFDRDGVRAALGLAVEPFAELDLVLVLALGVPAETRVLDTVGDDGDIRYHRDADGTHRVPKRALESVLLLSHGGDAQGKE from the coding sequence ATGCCGACCCGTTCACGCTGCACAGCCAGCCACGCCATTCCGCAGGAAATTCGCACCATGACCGTGCCGCATTCTTTCGTGCAATCTCCCGAATTCGCGGCCTTTGCCCGGTGCGTGCGCGTTGCGCGCACCTGCCGCCGCTTCAGGGAGGATGCCGCCGTGCCCCTGTCCGCGCTGCATGCCCTGGTGGACACGGCGCGGGTGTGCCCCAGCGGGGCCAACCGCCAGCCGTTGCGCTACGCCGTATGCGCCGACGCTGCGCGCAATGGGGCGGTGTTCCCGCACCTGCGCTGGGCTGCCTATCTCAAGGACTGGGGTGGGCCGGTACCCGGCGAGCGCCCCACGGCCTACATTGCCGTGTTGTGCGACAGGAGGGGCGCGCCCACGCCGGAAATCGACCTTGGCATTGCGGCCCAGACCATCCAGTTGGGTGCGCAGTCGCTGGGTCTTGGCTGCTGCATGATCGGCGCGTTCGACCGCGACGGCGTGCGCGCGGCCCTTGGGCTGGCTGTTGAACCCTTTGCCGAACTGGACCTTGTGCTGGTGCTGGCGCTGGGCGTACCCGCCGAAACCCGCGTACTGGACACCGTGGGTGACGATGGCGACATCCGCTACCATCGTGACGCGGACGGCACCCACCGCGTGCCCAAACGGGCATTGGAATCCGTGCTGCTGCTGAGTCACGGCGGCGATGCACAGGGCAAGGAATAG
- the gpmI gene encoding 2,3-bisphosphoglycerate-independent phosphoglycerate mutase, whose amino-acid sequence MTPTVLLILDGWGIAPAGPGNAVSLARTPNLDRLTALPSRTTLACSGRDVGLPAGFMGNSEVGHMNIGAGRVVYQDLTRIDMAVENGELASNPALCGLLESLVASGGRLHLMGLLSDGGVHSHIRHLRPMIEAAKARKVPVLVHVFLDGRDTSPTSGAGYVTDLEAILRDAGWGRIATLTGRYYAMDRDKRYERNALAWTALTGMTGGKGTLVEAGSLPGGALADAVRAAYAAGETDEFVTPRVVAEGGVPVGNVADGDGVFFFNFRADRARQLTRAFIDPAFDGFDREADGGRRPALSGFVTMTGYDASFGVPVAFGKDNLAMTIGEVVSSMGLRQLRIAETEKYAHVTYFLNCGREEPFPGEERRLVASPRDVATYDQKPAMSAVEVTDLLLEEWRQGGYSLVVCNLANCDMVGHTGIIPAAIAAVETVDACVGRIAEAVLGAGGRLIVTADHGNAEELLDSTGNPQTAHTTNRVHCVVAERDASRPDGMRLLRLRDDGRLGDIAPTILGLWGVDTPDLMTGASLIANDGDTEAA is encoded by the coding sequence GTGACGCCAACGGTACTGCTGATTCTGGACGGCTGGGGCATTGCCCCCGCCGGGCCGGGCAACGCGGTGTCGCTGGCGCGCACCCCCAACCTCGACCGGCTCACCGCGCTGCCCTCGCGCACCACGCTGGCCTGTTCGGGCCGTGACGTGGGCCTGCCCGCCGGGTTCATGGGCAACTCCGAAGTGGGCCACATGAACATCGGCGCGGGCCGGGTGGTCTATCAGGACCTGACCCGCATCGACATGGCCGTGGAAAACGGCGAACTTGCCAGCAACCCCGCCCTGTGCGGCCTGCTGGAATCGCTTGTTGCATCTGGCGGGCGGCTGCACCTGATGGGCCTGCTTTCCGACGGCGGGGTGCACAGCCACATCCGCCATCTGCGCCCCATGATCGAAGCAGCCAAGGCCCGCAAGGTACCCGTGCTGGTGCATGTCTTTCTGGACGGGCGCGACACCTCGCCCACCAGCGGCGCAGGCTACGTGACCGATCTGGAAGCCATCCTGCGTGACGCGGGCTGGGGGCGCATCGCCACCCTGACCGGGCGCTACTACGCCATGGACCGCGACAAGCGCTACGAGCGCAACGCGCTGGCCTGGACGGCCCTTACCGGCATGACCGGGGGCAAAGGCACACTGGTGGAGGCTGGCTCTCTGCCGGGCGGCGCGCTGGCCGACGCCGTGCGCGCGGCCTATGCGGCGGGCGAGACCGACGAGTTCGTCACCCCCCGCGTGGTGGCCGAAGGCGGCGTGCCCGTGGGCAACGTGGCCGACGGCGACGGAGTGTTCTTCTTCAACTTCCGGGCGGACCGTGCCCGCCAGCTTACCCGCGCCTTCATCGACCCCGCCTTCGACGGCTTTGACCGCGAGGCGGACGGAGGCAGGCGGCCTGCGCTTTCCGGCTTCGTGACCATGACCGGTTACGACGCCAGCTTCGGCGTGCCCGTGGCCTTCGGAAAGGACAACCTGGCCATGACCATCGGCGAGGTGGTGTCGTCCATGGGGCTGCGCCAGTTGCGCATCGCAGAGACGGAAAAGTACGCCCACGTCACCTACTTCCTGAACTGTGGCCGCGAGGAGCCCTTTCCCGGCGAGGAACGCCGCCTTGTGGCCTCCCCGCGCGACGTGGCCACCTACGACCAGAAGCCCGCCATGAGCGCGGTGGAGGTCACCGACCTGCTGCTGGAAGAATGGCGGCAGGGCGGTTATTCCCTTGTGGTGTGCAACCTGGCCAACTGCGACATGGTGGGGCACACCGGCATCATTCCTGCGGCCATTGCCGCCGTGGAAACGGTGGATGCCTGCGTGGGCCGCATCGCGGAAGCGGTGCTGGGCGCGGGCGGGCGGCTTATCGTCACCGCCGACCACGGCAATGCCGAGGAACTGCTGGATTCCACGGGCAACCCGCAGACCGCGCACACCACCAACCGGGTGCACTGCGTGGTGGCAGAGCGCGATGCCTCGCGGCCCGATGGCATGCGTCTGCTGCGCCTGCGCGATGACGGCAGGCTGGGGGACATCGCCCCCACCATTCTTGGCCTGTGGGGCGTGGACACGCCGGACCTGATGACCGGCGCATCCCTGATTGCAAACGACGGCGACACGGAGGCGGCATAG
- the rsfS gene encoding ribosome silencing factor, with translation MKPIEKKFKDIPTAEKVATFVSWLEEKKGRDVLALDLAGMNAFAESIIIVTAGSVRHAQGLADHMLGMCDDEKIEFLRMEGYQAGQWILLDCNDVIINVFQPPVREMFRLESLWSDAPVLHDGRELAPPVEAATTSAGTHSGVRRMAGKVAGARAAAVTAKRAATSSADADAEEPKPRARTRKPAAPKAPEGDDQ, from the coding sequence ATGAAACCCATCGAAAAGAAGTTCAAGGACATCCCCACCGCCGAGAAGGTTGCCACCTTCGTGAGCTGGCTGGAAGAAAAGAAGGGCCGCGACGTGCTGGCCCTGGACCTTGCGGGCATGAACGCCTTTGCCGAGTCCATCATCATCGTCACTGCCGGTTCCGTGCGCCATGCGCAGGGCCTGGCCGACCACATGCTGGGCATGTGCGACGACGAAAAGATCGAGTTTTTGCGCATGGAAGGCTATCAGGCCGGGCAGTGGATCCTGCTCGACTGCAACGACGTGATCATCAACGTCTTCCAGCCACCGGTGCGTGAAATGTTCCGCCTGGAAAGCCTGTGGTCCGACGCTCCGGTGCTGCATGACGGGCGCGAACTGGCCCCGCCGGTGGAGGCCGCCACCACCTCGGCAGGCACCCACAGCGGCGTGCGCCGCATGGCAGGCAAGGTGGCTGGCGCACGCGCCGCCGCCGTCACCGCCAAGCGCGCGGCAACCTCGTCCGCCGATGCAGATGCAGAGGAACCCAAGCCCCGCGCGCGCACCCGCAAGCCTGCCGCGCCCAAGGCCCCGGAAGGGGACGACCAGTGA